A genomic region of Gossypium hirsutum isolate 1008001.06 chromosome D01, Gossypium_hirsutum_v2.1, whole genome shotgun sequence contains the following coding sequences:
- the LOC107917194 gene encoding protein MAINTENANCE OF MERISTEMS-like: MPYLELAGFGSVTQIRYTVLRFDLLSALVKRWRPETHTFHFPCGKCTVTLEDVALQLGLPIDGSPVTGLSAFTDPDALFYQLLGDSPGDGESYFSGVQFTWLKAKYGQLSTTATEGELMCAARAYIMHIIGGEIMPDASNDKVHLMYLPLLADLSTVSSYSWGSAVLAVLYRELCRATDSKVRDIGGCLSLLQSWALYRMPFLASWSGRLGIGQSYNVPLYRLMIEQYARDGFIWTPYRTLEITAVVPSSAYVHSYIWCTNAPIINFNMVEWYYGDRVLRQFACEVGEVHGKNKRGKLVID, encoded by the exons ATGCCGTACTTAGAGCTAGCCGGATTTGGGTCCGTAACACAGATCCGGTACACCGTCTTGCGCTTTGATTTATTATCTGCGCTAGTGAAGCGGTGGCgcccggagacccacacttttcattttccgTGCGGGAAGTGTACGGTGACCTTAGAGGATGTAGCGTTGCAGCTTGGGCTCCCAATTGACGGGAGTCCCGTAACGGGATTATCTGCATTTACCGATCCGGATGCACTTTTCTATCAACTTCTAGGAGACTCACCAGGGGACGGTGAGTCATATTTTTCAGGCGTACAATTTACATGGCTGAAAGCCAAGTATGGACAATTATCAACGACAGCCACTGAAGGCGAGTTGATGTGCGCTGCTCGAGCATACATCATGCATATCATAGGGGGAGAAATCATGCCTGATGCAAGCAACGACAAGGTGCATTTGATGTACTTGCCCCTGTTAGCTGACTTGTCCACTGTTAGCTCCTATAGCTGGGGCTCAGCCGTGCTAGCAGTCTTGTATCGAGAGCTTTGTCGGGCGACAGATTCGAAAGTTCGCGACATTGGCGGATGCCTCTCACTGCTGCAGTCCTGGGCGCTGTATCGGATGCCATTTTTGGCATCG TGGAGTGGTCGTCTGGGTATCGGGCAGTCGTACAATGTCCCGCTATACCGCCTCATGATTGAACAGTATGCCCGGGATGGG tttatatggaCGCCGTACCGAACGCTAGAAATTACCGCCGTGGTACCCTCGTCTGCGTACGTGCATTCGTACATATGGTGCACTAACgcaccaattataaatttcaacatggtcgAGTGGTATTACGGGGATCGGGTGCTACGGCAGTTTGCGTGTGAGGTGGGAGAAGTTCACGGGAAGAATAAGAGAGGAAAATTGGTGATAGATTGA